In Arthrobacter sp. PAMC25284, a single genomic region encodes these proteins:
- a CDS encoding trans-aconitate 2-methyltransferase — MTTLETTPGTPVAEPTPQEQGAALLGQIAGYMAVRTVEMGIRSGLIRFVADNPGSTANEIADRMDLDDLYVSVWCRGGFGAGILDRQGDGFVLAPHMATLLLDETSPAFMGGLFPLVRQPEMFDRFAANLDSGARLWWDDTSPDWIDSVKGASKPFNTRLIPGGLSQIEGLAERLHLGGRIVDTACGAGQGLIKLAQSFPQCDIVGVDGDQHSIDQARAEVRDAGLADRVTLVCSPLEDMVLDTPAALIINNLSMHECRDIDAVTERIKAALEPGGWFVISDFPFPSTDEGLRTVPGRVMSGVQFFEAQIDDQLLPRVAYDLLLDKHGFTGLGSFPMTPMHAVTYARTPG; from the coding sequence CGCCGGGCACGCCCGTCGCGGAACCAACACCGCAGGAGCAAGGTGCGGCCCTGCTCGGACAGATTGCCGGCTATATGGCCGTCCGGACGGTGGAAATGGGCATTCGATCCGGCCTTATCCGGTTTGTTGCCGACAACCCCGGGAGTACGGCCAATGAGATCGCGGACCGGATGGACCTCGATGACTTGTATGTGTCCGTCTGGTGCCGCGGCGGCTTCGGCGCCGGCATTCTGGACCGGCAGGGCGATGGCTTCGTCCTCGCGCCGCACATGGCAACACTGCTTTTGGATGAGACCTCCCCGGCTTTCATGGGCGGCCTGTTCCCGCTGGTCCGCCAGCCGGAGATGTTCGACCGTTTTGCGGCAAACCTCGACAGCGGCGCAAGGCTTTGGTGGGATGACACCAGTCCGGACTGGATCGACAGCGTCAAGGGTGCGAGCAAGCCTTTCAACACCCGTCTGATCCCGGGCGGACTGAGCCAGATAGAAGGCCTCGCCGAACGCCTGCACCTCGGAGGGCGCATAGTCGACACCGCGTGCGGCGCGGGGCAGGGACTCATCAAACTGGCCCAAAGTTTTCCCCAATGCGACATCGTCGGCGTCGACGGCGACCAGCACTCCATCGATCAGGCCCGGGCAGAGGTGCGGGACGCGGGACTGGCCGACCGGGTAACCCTGGTCTGCAGTCCGCTGGAGGACATGGTCCTGGATACTCCCGCGGCGCTCATCATCAACAATCTCTCGATGCACGAATGCCGGGACATTGACGCCGTCACCGAACGGATCAAGGCGGCCCTGGAGCCGGGAGGGTGGTTTGTGATCTCCGACTTCCCGTTCCCCAGCACGGATGAAGGCCTGCGGACCGTTCCCGGGCGCGTGATGTCCGGCGTCCAGTTCTTCGAGGCGCAGATCGACGATCAGCTCCTGCCACGCGTTGCTTACGATTTGCTCCTGGACAAGCACGGGTTTACCGGGCTGGGATCATTTCCGATGACCCCGATGCACGCAGTGACCTACGCCCGGACGCCGGGCTGA
- the malQ gene encoding 4-alpha-glucanotransferase, giving the protein MADGKHHDSADIADAYLLELAAAHGVGTSYRGWDGAEYPVKAGTLHSVLTALGIPSQGAGEVQRSLHEARLAPWRRILPPVLVVREGRSAEVNVHVPHGRRVAVRIIAEDGTSHEAAQRENWDEPVDVDGVLTGRATFGIPDHLPLGWHTLQADTDGGMAECQLVVTPQRLRTADALAERREWGLTAQLYSVRSRRSWGIGDLADLADLAAVSAHDGAGFILINPLHAAEPRPPIEDSPYLPTSRRFFNPLYLRVEDIPEYAGLDGEARAGIIGDAQEQQTANLSADLLDRNSSYAAKLAALEHLFTVPRNADRNREFTAFRTGQGQGLEDFALWSALAERLEPSAPEWTTEAASPGTAYCAELRTRLADRIEFHSWLQWLCDQQLESAQHSARQSGMPVGVIHDLAVGVKLGGADAWTLASVLARGVTVGAPPDMFNQQGQNWTQPPWHPVKLAESGYAAYRDMLRTVLRHAGGVRVDHILGLFRLWWIPEGAGPAHGTYVYYDHEALIGILALEAQRAGAVVIGEDLGVFEPWVRDYLAERGIFGTSILWFEHDANGPIPPERYRQQCLTSANTHDLPPTAGYLAGEHVTLRESLGLLGRPVAEERAAAIAEQEAVLALVRERGLLPEPVAAGESATESAAPDTRAMVEALYAFSTLTPSSLLGVALVDAVGETRTQNQPGTSTEYPNWCIPLAGPGGTVLVDELPENPGYRSLVRTMQTALRPQA; this is encoded by the coding sequence ATGGCGGACGGTAAGCACCACGACAGCGCGGATATCGCGGACGCATACCTGCTGGAACTCGCAGCGGCCCACGGGGTTGGGACGAGCTACCGGGGGTGGGACGGGGCCGAATACCCGGTGAAGGCAGGCACCCTGCACAGCGTCCTCACAGCACTGGGTATCCCGTCCCAGGGGGCCGGGGAAGTGCAGCGCTCGCTGCACGAGGCCCGGCTGGCACCGTGGCGGCGCATTCTGCCGCCGGTCTTGGTGGTCCGGGAGGGCAGATCCGCGGAGGTCAATGTCCACGTTCCGCACGGCCGCCGGGTCGCCGTCCGGATCATCGCAGAAGACGGGACCAGCCATGAAGCCGCCCAACGGGAGAACTGGGATGAGCCGGTCGACGTCGACGGCGTCCTCACCGGCCGGGCGACCTTCGGCATCCCCGATCACCTTCCGCTCGGTTGGCACACCCTGCAGGCCGACACCGACGGCGGTATGGCCGAATGCCAGTTGGTGGTCACGCCGCAACGGCTTCGCACCGCCGATGCGCTCGCGGAACGGCGGGAATGGGGGCTGACAGCACAGCTCTACTCGGTCCGGTCCCGCCGGTCCTGGGGCATCGGAGACCTCGCGGATCTGGCGGACCTCGCAGCAGTATCCGCGCACGACGGGGCCGGCTTCATCCTGATCAACCCGTTGCACGCGGCCGAGCCCCGCCCGCCGATCGAAGATTCGCCGTACTTGCCCACCAGCCGTCGATTCTTCAACCCGCTATACCTGCGGGTTGAAGACATCCCCGAGTACGCCGGTCTGGACGGTGAAGCCCGGGCCGGCATCATCGGTGATGCTCAAGAGCAGCAGACCGCAAACCTGTCGGCGGACCTGCTCGACCGGAATAGCAGTTATGCCGCAAAGCTCGCGGCGCTGGAACACCTCTTCACTGTGCCCCGCAACGCAGACCGCAACAGGGAGTTTACGGCCTTCCGCACGGGGCAGGGGCAGGGTCTTGAGGACTTCGCCCTGTGGAGCGCGCTCGCCGAACGGCTGGAACCGTCCGCCCCGGAATGGACCACTGAGGCCGCCTCGCCGGGAACGGCCTACTGTGCGGAACTGCGGACGCGTCTCGCCGACAGGATCGAATTCCACAGCTGGCTGCAGTGGCTGTGCGACCAGCAGCTCGAGTCGGCACAGCATTCGGCCAGGCAGTCCGGTATGCCGGTCGGTGTCATCCATGACCTGGCCGTCGGCGTGAAACTCGGCGGAGCCGACGCCTGGACGCTCGCCAGCGTGCTGGCCCGCGGTGTGACCGTGGGCGCACCGCCGGACATGTTCAATCAGCAGGGCCAGAACTGGACCCAGCCGCCCTGGCACCCGGTCAAACTCGCCGAGTCGGGGTATGCCGCCTACCGGGACATGCTCAGGACGGTCCTACGGCACGCCGGCGGGGTCCGCGTGGACCACATCCTCGGCCTGTTCCGGCTGTGGTGGATTCCGGAAGGAGCAGGGCCCGCGCACGGCACATACGTCTACTACGACCATGAGGCCCTCATTGGCATCCTGGCCCTGGAAGCGCAACGGGCGGGGGCGGTCGTGATCGGGGAAGACCTGGGTGTGTTCGAGCCGTGGGTCCGCGATTACCTGGCCGAACGGGGCATCTTCGGTACCTCCATCCTCTGGTTCGAGCATGATGCGAACGGTCCCATCCCGCCGGAACGCTACCGGCAGCAGTGCCTGACCAGCGCCAACACCCACGATTTGCCGCCAACGGCGGGCTATCTGGCCGGTGAGCACGTGACGCTCCGGGAATCGCTGGGCCTGCTCGGCCGCCCTGTCGCGGAAGAACGCGCCGCGGCCATCGCTGAGCAGGAGGCGGTCCTGGCCCTGGTTCGGGAGCGCGGCCTGCTGCCGGAGCCAGTTGCCGCCGGCGAGTCCGCCACGGAATCTGCCGCCCCGGACACGCGGGCCATGGTCGAGGCGCTCTATGCGTTCAGCACCTTGACGCCCTCGTCGCTGTTGGGCGTGGCGCTGGTCGACGCAGTCGGGGAAACCCGCACGCAAAACCAGCCCGGGACCAGTACGGAGTATCCGAATTGGTGCATCCCCCTGGCGGGACCCGGCGGCACCGTCCTCGTCGATGAACTGCCGGAAAATCCGGGGTACCGGTCCCTCGTGCGGACCATGCAGACGGCACTTAGGCCGCAGGCCTGA
- a CDS encoding alkaline phosphatase family protein, whose protein sequence is MGTGSARPAGGQLDHVVIIVLENKSASEVLAGAQSPYFSRLAQDYALAANYQAIMRPSLPNYIAMTAGTNAGITSNCKPKDCSRDVRSIADSIQDSGRTWKMYAEGMREPCLAENSGKYAVKHNPFMYYRSVTADKASCAGRVVPYTMLDQDLMSAAGLPDYAFISPDMCNGTHDCPIRTGDDWLAREVPKILGSPSFTTRNSLLVVTWDEGGKNDNRVATVFAGPAARNGYTSQTAYTHYSLLRTIEDAWGLPPLTENDRNAPVMRDLLN, encoded by the coding sequence GTGGGGACCGGATCCGCGCGGCCAGCGGGCGGGCAGCTGGACCACGTTGTCATTATCGTCTTGGAAAACAAGTCCGCTTCGGAGGTCCTGGCGGGCGCGCAGTCACCGTATTTCAGCCGACTCGCGCAAGACTATGCGCTGGCCGCCAACTACCAGGCGATCATGCGCCCCAGCCTGCCGAACTACATCGCGATGACGGCCGGTACCAACGCGGGCATCACGAGCAACTGCAAGCCGAAGGATTGCTCCCGGGACGTGCGGAGCATCGCCGACTCGATCCAGGATTCCGGCCGGACCTGGAAAATGTACGCCGAGGGGATGCGGGAACCCTGTCTGGCGGAGAACTCCGGCAAATACGCAGTGAAGCACAACCCCTTTATGTATTACCGCTCCGTCACCGCGGACAAGGCCTCCTGCGCCGGGCGTGTGGTGCCTTACACCATGCTGGATCAGGATCTCATGTCGGCAGCAGGTCTTCCCGACTACGCCTTCATCAGTCCGGACATGTGCAACGGCACCCATGATTGCCCCATCCGGACCGGTGATGACTGGCTAGCCCGCGAGGTCCCGAAAATCCTGGGCTCACCGTCGTTCACCACCCGGAATTCCCTGCTGGTGGTGACCTGGGACGAGGGCGGCAAAAACGACAACCGCGTGGCGACAGTTTTCGCCGGACCGGCAGCCCGGAACGGCTACACCTCACAGACGGCCTACACCCACTACTCGCTGTTGCGCACCATCGAGGATGCCTGGGGTCTTCCGCCGCTGACCGAGAACGACAGGAACGCACCCGTTATGAGGGACCTGCTCAACTAG